The following are encoded in a window of Dioscorea cayenensis subsp. rotundata cultivar TDr96_F1 chromosome 16, TDr96_F1_v2_PseudoChromosome.rev07_lg8_w22 25.fasta, whole genome shotgun sequence genomic DNA:
- the LOC120279035 gene encoding CDPK-related kinase 3-like encodes MGLCYGKNVAVAQDAGGGGGGGGGANVGGDVAGVQSPLPASAVVNGTATTPSRKGSAAATPGRSSAAASPWPSPYPAGVSPSPARSTPRRFFRRPFPPPSPAKHIKASLLKRLGPPKPPEGPIPEDVVGETERPLDKSFGYGKNFGAKYELGKEVGRGHFGHTCSAVAKKGEMKGQLVAVKIISKAKMTTPISIEDVRREVKILKALSGHTNLVKFYDAFEDTLNVYIIMELCEGGELLDRILSRGGRYKEEDAKSIVVQILSVVSFCHLQGVVHRDLKPENFLFSTSDENAPMKLIDFGLSDFIRPDERLNDIVGSAYYVAPEVLHRSYSMEADIWSIGVITYILLCGSRPFWARTESGIFRTVLRADPNFDDSPWPTVSPKAKDFVKRLLNKDYRKRMTAAQALTHPWLRDDQRQIPLDFLIYKLVKSYLRATPLRRAALKALSKALTEDELLYLRSQYNLLEPSKDGRVSLENFRTALMQNATDAMKESRVPDILKALEPLAYRRMDFEEFCAAAVSPYQLEALEDWEQIASTAFEYFEQEGNRVVSVEELAQEMNLAPASYSMVTDWIRQSDGKLSFLGYTKFLHGVTIRSSNTRHR; translated from the exons ATGGGCCTCTGCTACGGCAAGAACGTCGCCGTTGCACAGGACGCCGGCGGCGGCGGTGGTGGAGGCGGCGGCGCCAACGTGGGCGGTGATGTCGCCGGTGTTCAATCACCTTTGCCTGCCTCAGCTGTGGTTAACGGTACAGCTACCACGCCTTCCCGTAAAGGCTCTGCGGCCGCCACCCCTGGCCGGTCCTCAGCCGCTGCCAGCCCTTGGCCTAGCCCTTACCCTGCCGGAGTTTCGCCGTCCCCTGCTCGGTCTACTCCGCGTAGATTCTTTCGGCGGCCTTTTCCACCTCCTTCTCCGGCGAAGCATATCAAGGCGTCGTTGCTTAAGAGGCTTGGACCGCCGAAGCCGCCGGAGGGTCCTATTCCGGAGGATGTCGTAGGGGAGACGGAGCGCCCTTTGGATAAGAGCTTTGGGTATGGGAAGAACTTCGGCGCTAAGTATGAGCTTGGGAAGGAGGTTGGGAGGGGGCATTTCGGGCATACTTGCTCGGCCGTGGCCAAGAAGGGCGAGATGAAGGGCCAGCTTGTTGCTgttaaaatcatctccaaagcTAAG ATGACAACACCAATATCCATAGAAGACGTCCGACGGGAAGTGAAGATTCTAAAAGCTTTATCTGGTCATACAAATCTTGTGAAATTTTATGATGCATTCGAGGATACACTTAACGTTTATATAATCATGGA GTTATGTGAAGGTGGGGAGCTATTAGATAGAATATTGTCCAG AGGTGGAAGGTACAAAGAGGAAGATGCAAAATCAATTGTTGTCCAGATTTTAAGTGTTGTTTCCTTTTGTCACCTCCAAGGTGTGGTGCATCGTGATTTAAAACCAGAG AATTTTCTGTTCTCCACAAGCGATGAAAATGCTCCAATGAAGCTTATTGATTTTGGTCTTTCTGATTTTATCAGACCAG ATGAAAGACTAAATGACATTGTCGGCAGTGCATACTATGTTGCTCCAGAGGTCTTACATAGGTCATACAGTATGGAGGCTGACATTTGGAGTATTGGtgttataacatatatattgttATGTGGTAGCAGACCATTTTGGGCTCGGACTGAATCAGGAATCTTCCGCACGGTACTTAGAGCTGATCCAAACTTTGATGACTCACCTTGGCCTACTGTATCACCAAAAGCTAAAGATTTTGTAAAAAGGCTTTTGAATAAAGACTACAGGAAAAGAATGACTGCTGCACAGGCCCTGA CTCACCCATGGTTGCGGGATGATCAGCGGCAAATTCCTTTGGATTTCTTGATTTATAAGTTAGTCAAATCGTACCTTCGTGCAACTCCCTTGAGGCGTGCAGCACTTAAG GCCCTCTCCAAAGCTCTAACAGAGGACGAGCTTTTGTATCTCAGGTCTCAATACAATCTATTAGAACCATCTAAAGATGGGCGTGTTTCACTGGAGAATTTTCGAACA GCCCTTATGCAAAATGCAACTGATGCCATGAAGGAGTCTCGGGTTCCAGACATTTTAAAGGCG CTTGAGCCACTTGCTTATAGAAGGATGGACTTCGAAGAGTTCTGCGCTGCTGCAGTTAGTCCTTATCAGTTGGAAGCATTGGAAGATTGGGAACAGATTGCAAGCACAGCTTTTGAGTACTTTGAGCAGGAGGGCAATCGAGTCGTCTCAGTCGAGGAACTGGCACAG GAGATGAACCTTGCTCCGGCATCGTATTCCATGGTTACCGATTGGATTAGACAATCTGATGGCAAGCTAAGCTTTCTTGGCTACACAAAATTTTTGCATGGTGTCACTATACGGAGCTCAAATACTAGACATCGTTGA
- the LOC120279597 gene encoding Golgi SNAP receptor complex member 1-2-like — MDSGDWDDLRREARRLEGDLDVRLSSYGKLGAGYADARAPVSESHWKSMEMEIENLLERLLDVNEAMSRCAPAATPAAAVAQKLTRHRDILHEFTQEFKRTKGNILSMREHAELLTSVRNDINEHKASSGAQLVPSLLRERAAIHGSITQIEEVTNQADAVKGVLAAQRHTFSDIQGKVKHLSERFPVIRNLLGAIKRKKSKDTLILSAVIAACTLFLIVYWISK, encoded by the exons ATGGATTCCGGCGACTGGGACGACCTCCGCCGCGAAGCTCGCCGCCTCGAGGGTGACCTCGACGTCCGTCTCTCCTCCTACGGCAAGCTCGGAg CGGGTTATGCTGATGCGAGAGCTCCGGTGAGCGAGTCTCACTGGAAGTCGATGGAGATGGAGATCGAGAACCTCTTGGAGCGGCTACTTGATGTCAATGAGGCCATGAGCCGCTGCGCTCCTGCCGCCACACCCGCCGCTGCTGTCGCTCAGAAGCTCACCCGCCACCGAGACATCCTACACGAGTTCACCCAG GAATTCAAGCGCACCAAAGGAAACATATTATCCATGAGGGAACATGCTGAGCTTCTTACTTCAGTTCGCAATGACATAAATGAACACAAG GCATCGAGTGGTGCGCAGCTTGTGCCAAGTCTATTGAGAGAGCGTGCAGCCATACATGGAAGTATTACTCAG ATTGAGGAAGTAACCAATCAAGCTGATGCTGTAAAAGGAGTATTGGCAGCCCAAAGACATACCTTCAGTGACATACAAGGGAAAGTAAAGCATTTGAGTGAGAGATTTCCTGTGATCCGAAATCTCCTgg GGGCTATCAAGCGCAAGAAATCAAAAGACACTCTTATTCTCTCGGCTGTGATCGCAGCATGTACATTGTTCCTCATAGTATATTGGATCTCAAAATGA